In Rhodobacter sp. 24-YEA-8, the following are encoded in one genomic region:
- a CDS encoding cytochrome b/b6 domain-containing protein, whose amino-acid sequence MQARNTVASYGRVSRIFHWLTAALIITTFPLGLIAENLPYATSEELALKAQLFSIHKTLGVTVFFVALARILWALTETRPAPVHPGRKLETFAAEAVHWSLYISLVLVPLTGWIHHAAVDGFAPILWPFGQNLPFVPKSETIGQVFGAAHGLFVWILLASLVLHIAGALKHVIIDRDETLARMVKGTPSMAGHPHQARAPVLAALLLWAAAGFAAWEISRPATTLPNTAVASAPTPDTQSQPVSPADTGANTWQVESGSLALSVQQMGSAVAGQFATWSADIAFEETPTDGRNGTVTVKIDTRSLSLGSVSDQAKGADFFDVANHPGATFTATIRPEGTAYIAEGTLDLRGQVKPVSLPFSLTITGDTAVMKGETTIDRRDFGMGTSFGDESQVGFPVLVTIELTAKRQN is encoded by the coding sequence ATGCAAGCCCGCAACACGGTTGCCAGTTATGGCCGCGTCAGCCGCATCTTCCACTGGCTGACCGCCGCCCTGATCATCACCACCTTCCCCCTCGGCCTGATCGCCGAAAACCTGCCCTATGCCACCTCGGAAGAACTCGCGCTCAAGGCGCAGCTCTTCTCGATCCATAAGACATTGGGGGTCACGGTGTTCTTCGTGGCGCTGGCCCGCATCCTCTGGGCCCTGACCGAGACCCGCCCCGCGCCGGTCCATCCCGGCCGCAAACTCGAAACCTTCGCGGCCGAAGCGGTCCACTGGTCGCTCTATATCTCGCTGGTGCTCGTGCCCCTGACAGGCTGGATCCATCACGCGGCGGTCGATGGCTTTGCCCCGATCCTGTGGCCCTTTGGGCAAAACCTGCCCTTCGTGCCGAAATCCGAAACCATCGGCCAGGTCTTCGGTGCAGCCCATGGGCTTTTCGTCTGGATCCTGCTGGCCTCGCTGGTCCTCCATATTGCCGGGGCGCTGAAACATGTGATCATCGACCGCGATGAAACGCTGGCGCGCATGGTCAAAGGCACGCCCTCCATGGCTGGCCATCCGCATCAGGCCCGCGCGCCTGTCCTGGCCGCGCTCCTGCTCTGGGCCGCCGCCGGCTTTGCCGCATGGGAGATCAGCCGCCCCGCTACCACCCTGCCCAATACGGCTGTAGCCTCTGCCCCCACCCCGGATACGCAATCGCAGCCTGTGTCCCCCGCCGACACCGGCGCCAATACCTGGCAGGTGGAAAGCGGCAGCCTCGCGCTTTCGGTGCAGCAAATGGGCAGCGCCGTGGCAGGCCAGTTCGCCACCTGGTCCGCCGATATCGCGTTCGAGGAAACCCCGACCGATGGCCGCAACGGCACCGTCACCGTAAAGATCGACACCAGGAGCCTCAGCCTCGGCTCGGTCTCCGACCAGGCGAAAGGTGCCGATTTCTTCGACGTGGCCAACCATCCCGGTGCCACCTTCACCGCAACTATCCGCCCCGAAGGCACGGCTTATATCGCCGAAGGCACGCTTGATCTGCGCGGCCAGGTGAAACCGGTCAGCCTGCCCTTCAGCCTCACGATCACCGGCGATACCGCCGTGATGA
- the fabD gene encoding ACP S-malonyltransferase encodes MSRAFVFPGQGAQAIGMGMELAATWPVAQAVFDEVDEALGEKLSVLIREGDIAELTLTQNAQPALMATSIAAVRVLEAEGFPLKGTADFVAGHSLGEYSALCAAGSLSLADTSRLLRVRGVAMQEAVPVGVGAMAALLGLDFATASEVAAEAAQGEVCQAANDNDPAQVVVSGHKAAVERAVEIAKARGAKRAILLPVSAPFHCALMQPAAARMAEALAGVVISDPVVPLVANVRAEAVTEASKITDLLVAQVTGSVRWRESVLWMERAGVTEYWEVGAGKALAGMIRRIQKEAVVKPVGTPADVAALKG; translated from the coding sequence ATGAGCCGTGCATTTGTTTTTCCCGGTCAGGGCGCTCAGGCGATCGGGATGGGAATGGAACTGGCCGCGACCTGGCCGGTCGCGCAAGCCGTCTTTGATGAGGTGGACGAGGCTTTGGGCGAAAAGCTCTCGGTCCTGATCCGCGAAGGCGATATCGCCGAACTGACGCTGACGCAGAATGCGCAACCGGCGCTGATGGCCACATCGATTGCGGCAGTGCGGGTGCTGGAGGCCGAGGGCTTTCCGCTGAAGGGCACGGCGGATTTCGTGGCCGGGCACAGCCTTGGCGAATATTCGGCGCTTTGTGCAGCGGGCAGTCTGAGCCTTGCGGATACGTCGCGGCTGCTCCGGGTGCGCGGCGTCGCGATGCAGGAGGCGGTGCCGGTGGGCGTCGGCGCGATGGCTGCGCTCCTCGGGCTTGATTTCGCGACGGCCTCAGAGGTGGCGGCAGAAGCGGCGCAGGGCGAGGTCTGCCAGGCGGCGAATGACAATGACCCCGCCCAGGTGGTGGTGTCCGGCCATAAGGCCGCGGTCGAGCGTGCGGTCGAAATCGCAAAAGCGCGTGGCGCGAAGCGGGCGATCCTTTTGCCGGTCAGCGCCCCTTTCCATTGCGCGCTGATGCAGCCTGCGGCGGCCCGGATGGCAGAGGCACTGGCCGGGGTGGTGATTTCCGACCCGGTGGTGCCGCTGGTCGCCAATGTTCGGGCCGAGGCGGTGACGGAGGCGTCGAAGATCACCGATCTTCTGGTGGCGCAGGTGACCGGCTCGGTCCGGTGGCGTGAATCGGTTCTGTGGATGGAACGTGCGGGCGTCACGGAATATTGGGAAGTCGGCGCCGGTAAGGCTCTGGCGGGGATGATCCGGCGGATCCAGAAAGAAGCCGTTGTGAAGCCTGTGGGCACGCCTGCGGATGTGGCGGCGCTGAAGGGCTGA
- the fabG gene encoding 3-oxoacyl-[acyl-carrier-protein] reductase: MFDLTGKTALVTGASGGIGADIARALHKAGAVVGLSGTRVAPLEALAAELGARAHVLECNLSVAEEVEGLVKRAGEAMGSVDILVNNAGITRDGLAMRMSDEDWASVIDVNLTASFRLCRAAIRGMMKARKGRIINISSVVGTTGNPGQANYCASKAGLVGMSKALATEVASRGITVNCVAPGFIETAMTDKLNEAQKGGILSAVPAGRMGRPEEIAAAVIYLASDEAGYVTGATLHVNGGMAMI; the protein is encoded by the coding sequence ATGTTTGATCTGACGGGAAAGACGGCGCTGGTAACCGGCGCTTCTGGCGGGATCGGCGCGGATATTGCGCGGGCGTTGCACAAGGCCGGCGCGGTTGTCGGGCTGTCGGGGACGCGGGTTGCGCCTTTGGAGGCGCTGGCGGCAGAACTTGGCGCGCGGGCGCATGTGCTGGAATGCAATCTCTCGGTCGCGGAAGAGGTCGAGGGTCTGGTGAAACGCGCAGGCGAGGCGATGGGATCGGTCGATATCCTCGTCAACAATGCCGGGATCACCCGTGACGGGCTTGCGATGCGGATGTCGGATGAGGATTGGGCCAGCGTCATCGACGTCAATCTGACCGCGAGCTTCCGGCTCTGCCGTGCCGCGATCCGGGGGATGATGAAAGCGCGCAAAGGGCGGATCATCAATATCTCATCCGTCGTCGGCACCACCGGCAATCCGGGCCAGGCGAATTACTGCGCCTCGAAGGCGGGGCTGGTGGGGATGTCGAAAGCCCTTGCTACGGAAGTCGCAAGCCGGGGCATCACCGTGAACTGCGTGGCACCTGGCTTTATTGAGACCGCGATGACCGACAAGCTGAATGAGGCACAGAAGGGGGGGATTCTCTCGGCGGTGCCTGCGGGTCGGATGGGGCGCCCCGAAGAGATTGCGGCGGCGGTGATCTATCTGGCTTCGGATGAGGCAGGCTATGTCACGGGCGCCACTTTGCATGTGAATGGCGGAATGGCGATGATCTGA
- a CDS encoding acyl carrier protein, which produces MSDIADRVKKIVVEHLGVEEDKVTETASFIDDLGADSLDTVELVMAFEEEFGIEIPDDAAETIQTFGDAVGFISKAV; this is translated from the coding sequence ATGAGCGACATCGCAGATCGCGTGAAAAAGATCGTTGTCGAGCATCTCGGCGTTGAAGAGGACAAGGTCACCGAGACCGCTTCCTTCATCGACGACCTGGGTGCTGACTCGCTGGACACGGTCGAGCTGGTCATGGCTTTCGAAGAAGAGTTCGGAATCGAAATTCCGGATGACGCCGCTGAAACCATCCAGACCTTCGGCGATGCGGTCGGCTTCATCTCGAAAGCTGTCTGA
- the fabF gene encoding beta-ketoacyl-ACP synthase II, translating to MRRVVVTGLGMVTPLASGVEETWSRLLEGKSGAGPITRFDASNVVTQYACEIPRGDGSDGTFNPDNWMEPKEQRKVDDFILYGVAAAVQAVRDSGWEPASEEDRERTGVMIGSGIGGLSTIADTALLIKEKGPKRVSPFFIPAALINLISGQVSIRFGFKGPNHAVVTACSTGAHAIGDAARLISFGDADVMVAGGAESPISEIGIAGFNACKALSTKRADDPTKASRPYDADRDGFVMGEGAGVVVLEEYEHAKARGAKIYAEVLGYGLSGDAYHITAPSEDGDGGFRSMKAALARAGITPDQVDYINAHGTSTMADTIELGAVERLLGDAAGNAVMSSTKSSIGHLLGAAGAVEAIFCILAIRDQVAPPTINLDNPAVAPKLNLAANRKVERKIDIALSNSFGFGGTNASLVLGKVK from the coding sequence ATGCGCCGTGTCGTCGTTACGGGTCTGGGAATGGTCACACCGCTGGCCTCCGGTGTGGAAGAGACCTGGAGCCGCCTGCTGGAGGGGAAATCCGGCGCGGGCCCGATCACGCGGTTTGATGCGTCGAATGTGGTTACGCAATATGCCTGTGAGATCCCGCGGGGCGATGGCAGCGATGGCACCTTCAATCCCGATAACTGGATGGAGCCGAAAGAGCAGCGCAAAGTCGATGACTTCATCCTTTACGGGGTGGCGGCGGCGGTGCAGGCGGTCCGGGATTCGGGCTGGGAGCCGGCTTCTGAAGAAGACCGCGAGCGCACCGGCGTGATGATCGGCTCGGGGATCGGCGGGCTTTCGACGATTGCGGACACCGCGCTGCTGATCAAAGAGAAAGGGCCGAAGCGGGTTTCGCCCTTCTTCATCCCGGCCGCGCTGATCAACCTGATCTCGGGCCAGGTCTCGATCCGTTTCGGTTTCAAGGGGCCGAACCATGCGGTTGTCACGGCCTGTTCGACCGGGGCGCATGCGATTGGCGATGCGGCGCGGCTGATCAGCTTCGGCGATGCCGATGTGATGGTGGCGGGCGGGGCGGAGAGCCCGATCTCGGAAATCGGGATTGCCGGGTTCAACGCCTGCAAGGCGCTGTCGACGAAACGCGCCGATGATCCGACCAAAGCCAGCCGGCCCTATGACGCGGACCGTGATGGATTCGTGATGGGCGAGGGCGCGGGCGTGGTGGTGCTGGAAGAATATGAGCACGCAAAAGCCCGCGGCGCGAAGATCTATGCCGAGGTTCTCGGCTATGGTCTTTCGGGTGATGCCTATCACATCACCGCACCGTCGGAAGATGGCGATGGTGGCTTCCGTTCGATGAAAGCGGCGCTGGCACGGGCCGGGATCACGCCCGACCAGGTGGATTACATCAACGCACATGGCACCTCGACCATGGCGGATACGATTGAGCTGGGGGCGGTGGAGCGCCTTCTGGGCGATGCGGCGGGTAATGCGGTGATGTCGTCGACCAAATCCTCGATCGGTCACCTGCTGGGGGCGGCCGGAGCGGTAGAGGCGATTTTCTGTATCCTCGCAATCCGCGACCAGGTGGCGCCGCCGACGATCAATCTTGATAATCCGGCAGTGGCGCCGAAGCTGAATCTGGCTGCGAACAGGAAGGTCGAACGCAAGATCGATATCGCTTTGTCGAACAGCTTTGGCTTTGGCGGCACCAATGCGAGCCTTGTTCTTGGTAAGGTCAAGTAA
- the mltG gene encoding endolytic transglycosylase MltG translates to MWKSIASNALTLFIVLLIAAAALVAWGRNVYVSPGPLTEAVCVQVERGASLASVSRTLETRGAVADARIFRIGAEYSGRAKDLKFGSYLIPPGATMDDVLGALTLGGASTCGQEIQLVIGVASANVVLRELDPATNRFVEVAKFAPDAVERPADYTEAAAKPDMRFTVTVVEGVTSWAVVDALKKVDFMSGEIAGVPPEGSLAPQSYDVVRGGDRAGLIAQMSANQERIMADLWMGRDEDLPYDTPEQAMIMASIIEKETAVPDERGLVASVFVNRLRQGMRLQTDPTVIYGITKGEGVLGRGLRQSELRRSTPYNTYVINGLPPTPIANPGRASIAAALHPDQSDYVFFVADGTGGHAFAVTLAEHNENVARWRKIEAQQGQAGQGGVQSAE, encoded by the coding sequence ATGTGGAAAAGTATCGCCTCTAACGCGCTGACGTTATTCATCGTTCTGTTGATCGCGGCGGCGGCGCTGGTGGCCTGGGGGCGCAATGTCTATGTCAGCCCCGGGCCGCTGACGGAGGCGGTCTGTGTGCAGGTCGAGCGGGGCGCAAGCCTCGCCTCGGTCTCGCGCACCCTTGAGACGCGCGGTGCGGTGGCCGATGCGCGGATCTTCCGGATCGGCGCGGAATATTCGGGGCGGGCCAAGGATCTGAAATTCGGCTCTTACCTGATTCCTCCCGGTGCCACGATGGATGACGTGCTGGGGGCGCTGACGCTGGGCGGGGCTTCGACCTGCGGGCAGGAGATCCAGCTGGTGATCGGTGTGGCCAGCGCGAATGTGGTGCTGCGCGAGCTGGACCCGGCGACCAACCGATTTGTCGAAGTGGCGAAATTCGCGCCCGATGCGGTTGAGCGGCCGGCGGACTATACCGAAGCGGCGGCAAAGCCCGATATGCGGTTCACGGTGACGGTGGTGGAGGGCGTGACCTCCTGGGCGGTGGTTGATGCGCTGAAAAAGGTGGATTTCATGTCGGGCGAGATTGCCGGCGTGCCACCGGAAGGATCCCTTGCACCGCAAAGCTATGACGTGGTTCGCGGCGGCGACCGGGCGGGCCTGATCGCGCAGATGAGCGCCAATCAGGAACGGATCATGGCCGATCTGTGGATGGGGCGCGACGAGGATCTGCCCTATGACACGCCGGAACAGGCGATGATCATGGCCTCGATCATCGAGAAGGAAACTGCGGTTCCCGACGAGCGCGGGCTGGTCGCCAGCGTCTTTGTCAACCGGCTGCGGCAGGGGATGCGGCTTCAGACCGACCCGACGGTGATCTATGGGATTACCAAGGGCGAGGGCGTGTTGGGCCGGGGGCTGCGGCAAAGCGAGCTGCGCCGTTCCACCCCTTATAACACCTATGTTATTAACGGGTTGCCGCCGACCCCGATTGCCAATCCGGGGCGGGCCTCGATTGCTGCGGCACTGCATCCGGACCAATCGGATTATGTGTTCTTTGTTGCGGATGGCACTGGCGGACATGCCTTTGCGGTGACCCTTGCAGAGCATAATGAGAATGTCGCGCGCTGGCGCAAGATTGAGGCGCAGCAGGGGCAGGCGGGTCAGGGCGGCGTACAGAGTGCGGAGTGA
- a CDS encoding DNA-packaging protein: protein MRSGADWLASALPGEIDEFLGGLSDNALRALPWIFDFWALPHQLPPEGAWKSWVIMGGRGAGKTRAGAEWVRSMVEGDTAEAPGLARRVALVAETLEQAREVMVLGESGILACSPPDRRPKWIASRNRLEWVNGAVAQLFSAHDPERLRGPQFDAAWADELAKWPKAAETWDQLQFGLRLGDNPQQVVTTTPRNVAVLKAILQNPSTVVTHAPTEANRAWLAESYLEEVKARYGGTSQGRQELEGLLIEEAEGALWSQAMITEAQAAAEVRPLRVVVAVDPPVTATKKSDECGIVVVGADTSGAPGEWRAVVMADRTVRGASPDGWARAAVAAMEEFSAERLVVEVNQGGDLVAGVVRQVDPLVPVREVRAMRGKMLRAEPVAALYEQGRIAHRRGLGDLEAQMVRMTRTGWQGQGSPDRLDALVWALTELMIVPSSRIGQPGVRTI, encoded by the coding sequence ATGAGATCGGGCGCCGACTGGCTCGCCTCCGCGCTGCCCGGGGAGATTGATGAATTTCTGGGCGGCTTGAGTGACAATGCGTTGCGGGCGCTGCCGTGGATCTTCGATTTCTGGGCGCTGCCGCATCAGCTGCCGCCTGAAGGCGCGTGGAAATCCTGGGTGATCATGGGCGGTCGTGGTGCGGGGAAGACACGCGCCGGAGCGGAATGGGTGCGTTCCATGGTCGAGGGTGACACGGCTGAAGCGCCGGGGCTGGCGCGGCGCGTGGCGCTGGTCGCGGAAACGCTGGAGCAGGCGCGTGAAGTGATGGTGCTGGGAGAAAGCGGCATTCTGGCCTGCTCGCCGCCGGACCGGCGACCGAAATGGATTGCGTCCAGGAACCGGCTGGAATGGGTGAATGGCGCGGTGGCGCAGCTTTTTTCGGCGCATGATCCGGAACGGCTGCGGGGGCCGCAATTCGACGCGGCCTGGGCGGATGAGCTGGCGAAATGGCCGAAGGCAGCAGAGACATGGGATCAGCTGCAGTTCGGTCTGCGGCTGGGGGATAATCCGCAGCAGGTGGTGACGACGACGCCCCGGAATGTGGCGGTGCTGAAGGCGATTTTGCAGAACCCTTCGACGGTGGTGACCCATGCGCCCACCGAGGCTAACCGGGCCTGGCTGGCCGAGAGCTATCTTGAGGAGGTGAAGGCGCGCTATGGCGGCACCTCGCAGGGGCGACAGGAGCTTGAGGGGCTTTTGATCGAGGAGGCCGAAGGGGCGCTCTGGTCACAGGCGATGATCACCGAGGCGCAGGCGGCGGCCGAGGTCCGGCCGCTGCGGGTGGTGGTGGCTGTCGACCCTCCGGTGACGGCGACCAAGAAATCCGACGAATGCGGCATCGTGGTGGTGGGCGCGGATACGAGCGGAGCGCCCGGCGAGTGGCGGGCAGTGGTGATGGCGGACCGAACAGTGCGCGGCGCGAGCCCGGATGGCTGGGCGCGGGCGGCAGTTGCGGCGATGGAGGAATTTTCGGCCGAGCGGCTGGTCGTCGAGGTGAACCAGGGCGGCGATCTGGTCGCGGGTGTTGTGCGCCAGGTTGATCCGCTGGTGCCGGTGCGCGAAGTGCGGGCGATGCGGGGCAAGATGCTGCGCGCCGAACCGGTGGCGGCTTTGTACGAACAGGGCCGGATCGCGCATCGGCGGGGGCTCGGGGATCTCGAGGCGCAGATGGTCCGGATGACGCGGACCGGCTGGCAGGGGCAGGGAAGCCCGGACCGGCTGGACGCTCTGGTCTGGGCACTGACCGAGCTGATGATCGTACCTTCTTCGCGGATCGGACAGCCGGGGGTGCGCACGATCTGA
- a CDS encoding phage portal protein, with protein sequence MAYKRSGFVFDFLKGRSRVPPVPGQKASATGRVIARSVVTGSGGRVAGGARDAVSLTRAGFQGNPVGFRAVRMIAEAAAALPVICQDCERRYEAHPVLALLARPNGAQGRAELLEAVYGNLLLSGNAYVEAVPGPGEPGSGALPGELHALRPDRMSLVPGADGWPVAFDYTVAGRVHRFDVTEGLSPVCHIRSFHPQDDHYGLSPMQAAVAVDVHNAASAWSRSLLDNAARPSGAIIYKGADGQSVLTPDQYDRLVSEMEAHHQGARNAGRPMLLEGGLDWKPMGFSPSDMEFHETKLAAAREIAVAFGVPPMLMGIPGDATYANYQEANRAFYRLTVLPLASRVLAALSHWLAGFGGEAVGLRPDLDQIPALAVERDQQWARVGSASFLSEAEKRALLGLPRLPEPDEEPGDEGSA encoded by the coding sequence ATGGCTTACAAAAGGAGCGGCTTTGTGTTCGATTTCCTGAAAGGCAGGTCGAGGGTGCCGCCGGTGCCCGGGCAGAAGGCGAGCGCGACGGGGCGGGTGATCGCCCGCAGCGTGGTGACGGGAAGTGGAGGCCGGGTTGCGGGCGGTGCGCGCGACGCCGTCTCGCTGACCCGGGCGGGGTTTCAGGGCAATCCGGTCGGATTCCGTGCAGTCAGGATGATTGCCGAAGCAGCGGCGGCTTTGCCGGTGATCTGTCAGGATTGCGAGCGTCGCTATGAGGCGCATCCGGTGCTGGCGCTGCTGGCGCGGCCCAATGGGGCGCAGGGGCGGGCGGAGCTTCTGGAGGCGGTTTACGGCAATCTTTTGCTCAGCGGCAATGCCTATGTGGAGGCGGTGCCCGGGCCGGGCGAGCCGGGAAGCGGTGCGCTGCCGGGGGAACTGCATGCTTTGCGCCCCGACCGTATGTCGCTGGTGCCGGGGGCGGATGGCTGGCCGGTGGCGTTTGACTATACGGTGGCGGGCCGGGTGCATCGCTTTGATGTCACTGAAGGGCTGAGCCCGGTCTGCCATATTCGTAGCTTCCATCCGCAGGATGATCATTATGGCCTGTCGCCGATGCAGGCGGCGGTGGCGGTTGATGTGCATAATGCGGCATCGGCCTGGTCGAGATCGCTTCTGGACAATGCGGCGCGGCCTTCGGGGGCGATCATCTATAAGGGCGCCGACGGGCAGTCCGTTCTGACGCCGGACCAGTATGACCGGCTGGTGTCTGAGATGGAGGCGCATCATCAGGGGGCGCGGAACGCCGGACGACCGATGCTGCTGGAGGGTGGGCTGGACTGGAAGCCGATGGGGTTCTCGCCCTCGGATATGGAATTTCACGAGACCAAGCTTGCGGCGGCGCGCGAAATTGCGGTCGCCTTTGGGGTGCCGCCGATGCTGATGGGAATCCCCGGCGACGCCACTTACGCCAATTATCAGGAGGCGAACCGGGCCTTTTACCGGCTGACGGTCTTGCCGCTCGCGTCGCGGGTGCTGGCAGCGCTGTCGCATTGGCTCGCCGGATTTGGGGGGGAGGCGGTCGGGCTGCGGCCTGATCTGGACCAGATCCCGGCACTGGCGGTCGAGCGCGACCAGCAATGGGCACGGGTTGGGTCGGCATCTTTCCTGAGCGAGGCGGAGAAACGCGCGCTTCTGGGTCTGCCGCGTCTGCCGGAGCCGGATGAGGAACCGGGCGATGAGGGGAGCGCATGA
- a CDS encoding HK97 family phage prohead protease, whose protein sequence is MLEHKFCRPEAGLTLSEGCELSGYASLFGVRDQGGDLVAPGAYAKSLARLKAKGGRVRMLWQHDPTQPIGIWDEVREDATGLWVKGRLLTEVAKGREAAALLEAGALDGLSIGYRTLRAEREGAGQSAGKGKGRRLLEVELWEVSLVTFPMLSEARVAAKSEEVTSVFDGLAALFESARRDLAGR, encoded by the coding sequence ATGCTGGAACATAAATTCTGCCGGCCCGAAGCAGGGCTGACCCTGAGCGAGGGGTGCGAGTTGTCGGGCTACGCCTCACTGTTCGGGGTGAGGGACCAGGGCGGTGATCTGGTGGCGCCGGGGGCCTACGCGAAATCGCTGGCGCGTCTTAAGGCGAAAGGCGGCAGGGTGCGGATGCTGTGGCAGCATGATCCGACCCAGCCCATCGGCATCTGGGATGAGGTCCGCGAAGATGCGACCGGGCTTTGGGTCAAAGGGCGCCTCCTGACCGAAGTGGCAAAGGGGCGCGAGGCGGCGGCTCTGCTGGAAGCGGGCGCGCTGGACGGGCTGTCGATCGGTTACAGGACGCTGCGGGCCGAGCGCGAGGGCGCCGGTCAGAGTGCCGGCAAGGGCAAGGGGCGCAGGCTGTTGGAAGTCGAGCTTTGGGAAGTTTCTCTGGTGACTTTCCCGATGCTGAGCGAGGCGCGGGTGGCGGCAAAATCCGAAGAGGTGACGTCGGTTTTCGACGGGCTCGCCGCGCTGTTTGAGAGCGCAAGGCGTGACCTTGCAGGGCGCTGA
- a CDS encoding phage major capsid protein, producing MTEKEIRAGEITPGLSPAAEVKTAMAGFLKEFSFFQADVKQSRQHQEERLTMLQKKTMAWGRPALSAVPEENAPHRQAFNAYLRSGDDEGYRGLSLEGKAMSTAVAADGGYLVSPQTADQIRSMLVSTSSLRSVANVVQVEATSFDVLVDRSEVGSGWATEAAATTETATPTLERIQIRLHELSAMPKASQRLLDDSAFDVEGWLAGKIATRFIRAEASAFINGDGVDKPKGILLPAKVANASWAWGNLGYVPTGAAADFATSNPADCIINLVYALGADYRANGTFLMNSKTAGAVRKMKDADGRFLWSDGLAAGEPARLMGYAVLICEDMPDVGANSFPIAFGDFHAGYTIAERPDLRILRDPFSAKPHVLFYATKRVGGDIADYAAIKLLRVATS from the coding sequence ATGACGGAGAAAGAGATCCGGGCCGGGGAGATCACCCCGGGCCTGAGCCCGGCTGCCGAGGTGAAAACCGCTATGGCCGGATTCCTGAAGGAATTCAGTTTCTTTCAGGCTGACGTGAAACAATCGCGGCAACATCAGGAAGAGCGACTGACCATGCTTCAGAAGAAAACCATGGCCTGGGGTCGTCCGGCACTTTCCGCCGTGCCGGAGGAAAACGCGCCGCATCGCCAGGCGTTCAATGCCTATCTGCGATCGGGCGATGACGAGGGCTATCGCGGGCTGAGCCTTGAGGGCAAAGCAATGTCGACGGCCGTGGCGGCGGATGGCGGATATCTCGTCTCGCCGCAGACGGCCGATCAGATCCGCTCCATGCTGGTCTCGACCTCGAGCCTGCGCTCGGTGGCCAATGTCGTGCAGGTCGAGGCGACCTCGTTCGACGTTCTGGTGGACCGTTCCGAGGTCGGCTCGGGCTGGGCGACTGAGGCGGCGGCGACGACCGAGACGGCAACCCCCACGCTTGAGCGGATCCAGATCCGGTTGCATGAGCTCTCAGCCATGCCGAAGGCCAGTCAACGGCTGCTTGATGACAGTGCCTTTGACGTGGAAGGCTGGCTTGCGGGCAAGATCGCCACGCGTTTCATCCGCGCCGAGGCTTCGGCCTTTATCAACGGGGATGGCGTTGACAAGCCGAAGGGCATCCTGCTGCCGGCCAAGGTGGCAAATGCCTCCTGGGCCTGGGGCAATCTCGGTTATGTGCCGACGGGGGCTGCGGCGGATTTCGCGACCAGTAATCCCGCCGATTGCATCATCAACCTGGTCTATGCTCTGGGCGCCGATTACCGCGCCAATGGCACTTTCCTGATGAATTCCAAAACCGCCGGCGCGGTCAGGAAGATGAAGGATGCCGATGGCCGTTTCCTGTGGTCGGATGGACTGGCGGCGGGTGAGCCCGCGCGTCTGATGGGCTATGCTGTGCTGATCTGCGAGGATATGCCTGACGTCGGCGCAAACAGCTTCCCCATCGCGTTCGGGGATTTCCACGCCGGCTATACCATAGCTGAGCGCCCGGATCTGCGCATTCTGCGCGACCCGTTCTCGGCCAAGCCGCATGTCCTCTTCTATGCCACCAAGCGCGTGGGCGGTGACATTGCTGATTACGCAGCCATCAAACTGCTGCGTGTTGCGACCTCCTGA
- a CDS encoding head-tail adaptor protein has protein sequence MRVPQLRQQLALEEASRLPDGVGGFTLSWALVGLLWAEMVAGSGRDPSGEEVILSSVAWRITVRGAAVGTPARPRPEQRFRLGARIFTILAVAENEQGGLWLTCTCREEAPK, from the coding sequence ATGAGGGTGCCGCAGCTGCGCCAGCAGCTCGCGCTTGAGGAGGCGAGCCGGCTTCCGGACGGCGTCGGAGGGTTCACGCTGAGCTGGGCGCTGGTGGGTCTGCTCTGGGCAGAGATGGTGGCGGGCAGTGGCCGCGATCCTTCGGGTGAGGAAGTAATCCTGTCCTCGGTGGCCTGGCGGATCACAGTGCGCGGCGCAGCCGTCGGGACGCCCGCCCGCCCGCGCCCAGAACAGCGGTTCAGGCTGGGGGCCCGCATTTTTACCATCCTCGCGGTGGCCGAGAATGAGCAGGGCGGCCTGTGGCTGACCTGCACCTGCCGCGAGGAGGCGCCGAAATGA
- a CDS encoding DUF3168 domain-containing protein encodes MSYAAAAALQMAVFRRLSTAPALAGVAVHDALPPSPPGLFVLIGPEEVRDASDQSGEGADHRLVISVISDAEGFLAAKTVSVAISDLLAGPMPTLSRGRLVRLSFDRAVARRIGEGAVRRIDLTFRARIEL; translated from the coding sequence ATGAGCTATGCCGCAGCAGCAGCCCTGCAAATGGCGGTCTTCCGGCGGCTGAGCACGGCGCCGGCTCTGGCGGGGGTTGCGGTGCATGACGCACTGCCGCCATCGCCGCCGGGGCTTTTCGTGCTGATCGGGCCGGAGGAGGTCCGCGATGCTTCGGATCAATCGGGAGAGGGCGCGGATCACCGGCTGGTCATCAGTGTGATCAGTGATGCCGAGGGGTTTCTGGCGGCAAAAACCGTTTCAGTGGCGATCTCGGATCTTTTGGCGGGGCCGATGCCGACGCTGTCGCGCGGACGGCTGGTGCGCCTTTCCTTTGACCGCGCTGTGGCGAGACGGATCGGCGAGGGCGCTGTGCGGCGCATCGACCTGACCTTCCGGGCGCGGATCGAACTCTGA